In a genomic window of Methylovirgula sp. 4M-Z18:
- a CDS encoding DUF2125 domain-containing protein, with translation MSVAVGALRRGSLNRWGMILVAVLIVLAGAWTALWFYAASQAQAEADAWLAREASLGRRWTCPDRQISGYPFTMQLTCTGPHYAGRDGEGSVVAFRAHAEVWSPARITAEADGPLVLQSADGTRHVQANWAAASIVLSGSPSALQSAQIELDQPDIGLTASNVETSVKAEHALFDLQPSETSDAEDRIFDLHLKLDNAALPLIDPFTGNDAPVNFEAQATINALDLGGKGTPPERLEAWRSNDGAVQIDDLVFSKGTMKLAAQGRLALDPEHRPSGKIDLSMIGMEPLMTAFHVPAQILSVTALLGGKPVGHLTGEGKSLNVTLKLADGEVAVGPLKVSRLRPLY, from the coding sequence ATGTCTGTGGCGGTTGGCGCGTTGCGCCGTGGATCTCTCAATCGGTGGGGGATGATCCTCGTTGCGGTGCTGATCGTTCTGGCCGGAGCCTGGACGGCGCTGTGGTTCTATGCCGCCAGCCAGGCGCAAGCGGAGGCCGACGCCTGGCTCGCGCGCGAAGCCTCATTGGGGCGGCGCTGGACCTGCCCCGACCGGCAGATTTCCGGCTATCCGTTCACGATGCAACTGACCTGCACCGGGCCGCATTATGCCGGGCGCGACGGCGAAGGATCGGTCGTAGCCTTCCGCGCCCATGCGGAAGTGTGGTCGCCCGCACGGATCACCGCCGAGGCCGATGGCCCGCTCGTGCTGCAATCGGCCGACGGCACGCGGCATGTGCAAGCCAATTGGGCCGCGGCGTCGATCGTTCTTTCCGGCAGCCCCAGCGCGCTGCAGAGCGCGCAGATCGAACTCGATCAGCCGGATATCGGCCTGACCGCGTCCAATGTGGAAACAAGCGTCAAGGCGGAGCACGCGCTCTTCGATCTGCAGCCGTCGGAAACCTCCGATGCCGAGGACCGCATCTTCGATCTGCATCTCAAACTCGACAATGCCGCTTTGCCGCTGATCGACCCGTTCACCGGCAATGACGCGCCCGTCAATTTCGAGGCGCAGGCGACGATCAACGCGCTCGATCTGGGCGGCAAGGGCACGCCGCCCGAGCGCCTGGAGGCCTGGCGCAGCAATGATGGCGCCGTACAGATCGATGATCTGGTCTTCAGCAAGGGGACGATGAAGCTCGCGGCGCAAGGTCGCCTCGCGCTCGACCCGGAGCACCGCCCGTCGGGCAAGATTGACCTGAGCATGATTGGCATGGAACCGCTCATGACCGCGTTTCATGTCCCAGCCCAAATCTTGAGTGTAACCGCCTTGCTTGGCGGGAAACCGGTGGGCCATCTCACCGGCGAGGGCAAGTCGCTGAACGTGACGCTCAAACTGGCTGATGGGGAGGTCGCCGTGGGGCCACTGAAAGTGAGCAGGCTGCGGCCGCTATATTGA
- a CDS encoding prephenate/arogenate dehydrogenase family protein, translated as MPDGLGEKLGTPLVERVALIGLGLIGSSLARVIRRKGIANTIVAADGSDAVCARVRDLAIADEVTTSLKDAVRDADLVILCVPVGASGPVAEAIGPHLKKNAILSDVGSVKGAVVAAVQPHLRPDVHFLPAHPVAGTEYSGPDAGFATLFLNRWCIITPPNGEPDAGALATLTNVWRAAGSNVEVMAPAHHDLVLAITSHVPHLIAYNIVGTADDLEQVTESEVIKFSAGGFRDFTRIAASDPTMWRDVFLHNKDAVLEVLGRFNEDLAILQRMIRWGDGQSLFDFFTRTRAIRRGIIAAGQETAAPDFGRRGSGE; from the coding sequence GTGCCTGACGGTCTTGGCGAGAAACTTGGGACTCCGCTCGTCGAGCGCGTCGCGCTGATCGGTCTCGGGCTGATCGGCTCGTCGCTGGCGCGGGTGATACGGCGCAAAGGCATCGCAAACACCATTGTCGCTGCGGACGGTTCGGACGCGGTTTGCGCCCGCGTGCGCGACCTTGCGATTGCCGACGAGGTCACGACGTCGCTGAAGGATGCGGTGCGGGATGCCGACCTCGTCATTCTCTGCGTACCGGTCGGCGCGAGCGGCCCGGTGGCCGAAGCGATCGGCCCGCATCTGAAGAAGAACGCGATTCTCTCCGACGTCGGCTCGGTGAAAGGCGCGGTTGTGGCTGCAGTGCAGCCGCATCTGCGACCCGATGTGCATTTCCTGCCGGCGCATCCGGTCGCCGGCACCGAATATTCCGGCCCCGACGCGGGCTTTGCCACTTTGTTCCTCAACCGCTGGTGCATCATCACGCCGCCGAACGGCGAGCCCGACGCCGGCGCGCTCGCGACGCTCACGAACGTCTGGCGCGCGGCGGGTTCGAATGTCGAAGTGATGGCGCCTGCGCATCACGACCTCGTGCTCGCGATCACCAGCCACGTGCCGCATCTCATCGCCTACAATATCGTCGGCACGGCGGACGATCTGGAGCAGGTGACGGAATCGGAAGTGATCAAATTCTCGGCCGGCGGCTTTCGCGACTTCACCCGCATCGCCGCCTCCGACCCGACCATGTGGCGCGACGTGTTCCTGCACAACAAGGACGCGGTGCTGGAAGTGCTCGGCCGCTTCAACGAGGATCTTGCGATCTTACAGCGGATGATCCGCTGGGGCGACGGGCAAAGCCTGTTCGACTTCTTCACCCGCACCCGCGCCATCCGCCGCGGCATCATCGCGGCGGGTCAGGAAACGGCTGCTCCGGATTTCGGACGAAGGGGAAGCGGGGAGTGA
- a CDS encoding Crp/Fnr family transcriptional regulator, with product MNDVSSVPGPGAAAIDFRQIARGIGTVNTYRAGDVIFREGDGPTYAYIVLSGKVEVSARGKIIEQVNEGRAFGIISVIDKKLRSATATAVENSEIALLDSRQFRYMVEAMPNFVWYVLGEVVDRLRATNSAL from the coding sequence ATGAACGACGTTTCATCGGTCCCCGGCCCAGGAGCCGCCGCCATAGATTTCAGGCAGATCGCGCGAGGCATCGGAACGGTCAACACCTATAGGGCGGGAGACGTGATCTTCCGGGAAGGCGACGGCCCAACCTATGCCTACATTGTTCTCAGCGGCAAAGTCGAAGTCTCCGCCCGCGGAAAAATCATCGAGCAGGTCAATGAAGGGCGGGCCTTCGGCATCATCTCCGTCATCGACAAAAAATTGCGTTCGGCGACGGCGACTGCGGTTGAGAATTCTGAAATCGCACTGCTGGATTCGCGACAGTTCCGTTACATGGTCGAAGCAATGCCGAATTTTGTCTGGTATGTGCTCGGTGAAGTCGTCGATCGGCTGCGCGCGACAAATTCCGCATTGTAG
- a CDS encoding cell division protein FtsX, which produces MSTINQTSPGEEQAQRQASRALRRDMPLVPAASIAGRSLVTVIVIMTFLASLTAGGAFLISGASQDWRSSVSREMTIQILPASGRDLDTESKKAADIARAAPGVAGVQVYSKSESERLLEPWLGTGLDLGELPVPRMIVVDVAAGQRPDLNALRKTLADKVPGANLDDNHVWIERLGTMAQTIVGVAIVIFILVLVAMTLAVAFATRGAMAGNRGIVEVLHFVGAEDRFIARQFQRHFLRLGLRGGLIGGGAAIFCFFLAGRVSAWWLATPGGDEMEALFGSFGLDWHGYAAIVVISIGIALLTGYMSRTIVFRHLRGLD; this is translated from the coding sequence ATGAGCACCATCAATCAGACCAGTCCCGGCGAGGAGCAGGCGCAGCGGCAGGCCTCGCGCGCCCTGCGGCGCGACATGCCGCTGGTGCCGGCCGCATCGATCGCTGGCCGGTCGCTCGTCACCGTCATCGTCATCATGACCTTTCTCGCCTCGCTCACGGCGGGCGGGGCCTTTCTCATCTCTGGCGCGTCGCAGGATTGGCGCTCGTCGGTGTCGCGCGAAATGACCATCCAGATCCTGCCCGCGTCCGGGCGCGATCTCGATACGGAATCGAAAAAAGCCGCCGACATTGCTCGCGCGGCACCCGGCGTCGCTGGCGTGCAGGTCTATAGCAAGTCCGAATCCGAGCGCCTGCTCGAGCCTTGGCTCGGCACCGGGCTTGATCTTGGCGAATTGCCGGTGCCGCGCATGATCGTGGTGGATGTCGCCGCCGGCCAAAGGCCGGACCTGAATGCCTTGCGCAAGACCTTGGCCGACAAGGTGCCCGGCGCCAATCTCGACGACAACCATGTCTGGATCGAGCGCCTCGGCACCATGGCGCAGACGATTGTGGGCGTGGCCATCGTGATTTTCATCCTGGTGCTGGTCGCCATGACACTGGCCGTCGCCTTTGCGACGCGCGGCGCCATGGCCGGCAATCGCGGCATCGTCGAGGTTCTGCATTTCGTCGGCGCCGAGGATCGTTTCATCGCCCGGCAATTTCAGCGCCACTTCCTGCGCCTCGGCCTGCGCGGCGGCCTTATCGGCGGCGGCGCGGCGATCTTCTGTTTCTTCCTCGCCGGCCGGGTTTCGGCATGGTGGCTCGCCACCCCGGGCGGCGATGAAATGGAGGCGTTGTTTGGGTCCTTCGGCTTGGATTGGCATGGCTATGCGGCTATTGTTGTGATCTCCATCGGAATCGCCCTCCTGACCGGTTACATGTCGCGGACCATCGTCTTTCGCCATTTGCGTGGGCTCGATTGA
- the hisC gene encoding histidinol-phosphate transaminase, with translation MMSATRPIPRASVLAIEAYVPGKSAAPGVAKIYKLSSNESPLGASPAAIEAFRALAQKLELYPDGSATRLREAIAARYGLDASRIVCGNGSDDLLHLLTSAYVGPGDEGIFTAHGFLVYRIAILAAGGVPVVADETNLTADVDAILARVTPRTKIVFLANPNNPTGTYIPYEEVKRLHAALPKNVLLVLDAAYAEYVRRNDYSAGIELVSESENVVMTRTFSKIYGLANLRIGWCYAPAHVCDAINRIRGPFNLNGAAIEAGIAAMQDSAHIEKSIAHNEQWLAWLTAEIVGLGLEVTPSVGNFLLVHIPLRNGKNAKDADAFLASRGLILRNVASYGLPDYLRLTVGTEEANRLVVAALRDFVKEWARA, from the coding sequence CTGATGTCCGCCACCCGTCCGATTCCCCGCGCCTCCGTCCTCGCGATCGAGGCCTATGTGCCCGGCAAGAGCGCCGCGCCCGGGGTCGCCAAAATCTACAAACTGTCGTCGAACGAATCGCCGCTCGGCGCTTCGCCCGCCGCAATCGAAGCCTTTCGCGCGCTGGCGCAAAAACTCGAACTCTACCCCGACGGCTCCGCGACGCGCCTGCGCGAGGCGATTGCCGCGCGCTACGGGCTCGACGCGAGCCGTATCGTCTGCGGCAACGGCTCGGATGATCTGCTGCATCTTTTGACCTCGGCCTATGTCGGGCCGGGCGACGAAGGCATTTTCACCGCGCACGGCTTTCTCGTTTACCGCATCGCCATTCTCGCGGCGGGCGGCGTGCCGGTCGTTGCCGACGAGACGAATTTGACCGCCGATGTCGACGCCATTCTGGCGCGCGTCACCCCGCGCACCAAAATCGTCTTCCTCGCCAATCCGAACAATCCGACCGGCACCTACATTCCCTACGAAGAAGTGAAGCGCCTGCACGCGGCTCTGCCCAAGAACGTGTTGCTGGTGCTCGACGCCGCTTACGCCGAATATGTGCGGCGCAACGATTATTCGGCCGGCATCGAACTCGTCTCCGAATCCGAGAATGTGGTGATGACCCGCACCTTCTCGAAGATCTATGGCCTCGCGAATTTGCGGATCGGCTGGTGCTATGCGCCCGCCCATGTGTGCGACGCGATCAACCGCATCCGCGGCCCGTTCAATCTCAACGGCGCGGCGATCGAAGCTGGTATCGCGGCCATGCAAGACAGCGCGCATATCGAAAAGTCCATCGCGCACAACGAGCAGTGGCTCGCGTGGCTCACCGCGGAAATCGTGGGCCTTGGCCTCGAGGTCACGCCGAGCGTCGGCAATTTCCTGCTCGTGCATATCCCGCTGCGCAATGGCAAGAATGCGAAGGATGCGGATGCGTTCCTCGCGTCGCGCGGCCTGATCTTGCGCAATGTCGCGTCCTACGGTTTGCCCGATTACTTGCGCCTCACGGTGGGCACGGAAGAAGCCAATCGCCTTGTCGTTGCGGCCTTGCGCGATTTTGTGAAGGAGTGGGCGCGTGCCTGA
- a CDS encoding YdcF family protein, producing the protein MHRARVTILTVLGLICFVLVVGFFMFVAQLAHDEPELTDRADGIVALTGGPERIIEAVDLLSKGHGKRLLVTGVNQGTTSHEIAKLTPKFHDEFGCCIDLDYEAANTVGNADAAQKWARAHHMQSLIIVTSSYHMPRALVEMHRALPDLDLIPYPVVSSRAAYDEWWADSGMARLLFFEYLKYLGARIRAEFYGFSDWKI; encoded by the coding sequence TTGCATCGCGCGCGCGTCACCATCCTGACGGTGCTCGGCTTAATCTGTTTCGTGCTTGTCGTCGGCTTTTTCATGTTCGTCGCGCAGCTCGCCCATGACGAGCCGGAGCTGACCGACCGCGCCGACGGCATCGTCGCGCTGACGGGTGGGCCGGAGCGGATCATCGAGGCGGTCGATCTGCTCTCCAAAGGCCATGGCAAAAGGCTGCTGGTGACGGGCGTGAACCAGGGCACGACCAGTCACGAGATCGCCAAGCTCACGCCCAAGTTCCACGACGAATTCGGCTGCTGCATTGATCTCGATTATGAGGCGGCCAACACGGTGGGCAATGCGGACGCGGCGCAGAAATGGGCCCGGGCGCATCACATGCAATCGCTGATCATCGTGACGTCGTCCTACCACATGCCGCGCGCGCTCGTCGAAATGCACCGCGCGCTGCCCGATCTCGATCTCATTCCCTATCCGGTCGTCAGTTCGCGTGCGGCCTATGACGAGTGGTGGGCCGATTCCGGCATGGCCCGGCTTCTCTTCTTCGAATATCTCAAATATCTTGGCGCCCGCATCCGGGCAGAATTTTACGGCTTTTCCGATTGGAAAATCTGA
- a CDS encoding lysophospholipid acyltransferase family protein, giving the protein MVYLRSALFNLAFYIVLVFLIIAGTPLLLMDYRYIFKLAHVWGRTSLWLLDKICGLKVEFRGVEKIPKGGFLIAPKHQSIWETFALLTHFDDFTFVLKRELTYIPFFGWYLPKARQIAIDRAKGGKALEQVTERAREVLAAGRAIFIFPEGTRRPPGAPPKYKFGVAQVYGETGARCLPVALNSGLFWPRRSFVRRPGKVLVEFLDPIEPGLDKQVFLAELQARIEAACNRLNQEAVQARPELRTVLVEGSRA; this is encoded by the coding sequence ATGGTGTATCTCCGGTCGGCACTATTCAATCTTGCCTTTTATATCGTGCTGGTTTTTCTGATCATCGCCGGCACGCCGCTGCTGTTGATGGATTATCGCTATATCTTCAAGCTCGCCCATGTCTGGGGCCGCACGTCTTTGTGGCTGCTCGACAAGATCTGCGGGCTGAAGGTCGAATTTCGCGGTGTGGAGAAAATCCCGAAGGGCGGTTTCCTGATCGCGCCGAAGCACCAATCAATTTGGGAGACTTTCGCGCTGCTCACCCATTTCGACGATTTCACCTTCGTGCTCAAACGCGAGCTGACCTACATCCCGTTTTTCGGCTGGTATCTGCCCAAGGCCCGGCAGATCGCCATCGACCGCGCCAAGGGCGGCAAGGCGCTGGAACAGGTGACGGAGCGGGCCCGCGAGGTTCTTGCGGCCGGCCGGGCGATCTTCATCTTCCCCGAAGGCACCCGCCGCCCGCCGGGCGCGCCGCCGAAATACAAATTCGGCGTTGCCCAAGTCTACGGCGAGACCGGCGCCCGCTGCCTGCCGGTGGCGCTGAATTCCGGCCTGTTCTGGCCACGCCGCAGTTTCGTCCGCCGTCCGGGCAAGGTTCTCGTCGAATTTCTCGACCCGATCGAGCCGGGGCTCGACAAACAGGTATTCCTGGCCGAATTGCAGGCCAGGATCGAGGCCGCCTGCAACCGGCTGAATCAGGAGGCGGTGCAGGCACGACCGGAATTGCGGACGGTACTGGTCGAGGGCAGCCGCGCTTAG
- a CDS encoding gamma-glutamylcyclotransferase, with amino-acid sequence MRVNIEDEPGDLWVFGYGSLMWKPGFAYIECKIATIHGFHRAPCIYSHVHRGTPDKPGLVFGLDSGGSCRGIAFRVAAEHRAATIAYLREREQVTSVYLERLVKAILADARHATALTYVADRRHPQYAGKLTPAETLRLVRQGHGVSGANPDYIRNTRDHLTELGLVDHRLDWLVAKLKTPALQPSDA; translated from the coding sequence ATGCGGGTGAATATCGAGGATGAACCAGGCGATTTGTGGGTTTTTGGCTATGGTTCGCTGATGTGGAAGCCGGGCTTTGCCTATATCGAGTGCAAGATTGCCACGATTCACGGCTTTCACCGCGCGCCCTGCATTTACTCGCATGTGCATCGTGGCACGCCGGACAAGCCCGGCCTCGTCTTCGGCCTCGATTCGGGCGGTTCGTGCCGCGGCATCGCCTTTCGCGTCGCCGCGGAACACCGCGCGGCCACCATCGCCTATTTGCGCGAACGCGAGCAGGTCACGTCGGTCTATCTGGAGCGGCTGGTCAAGGCGATTCTGGCCGATGCGCGCCACGCCACTGCGCTGACCTATGTGGCCGACCGCAGGCACCCTCAATATGCCGGCAAACTGACACCTGCCGAGACCTTGCGGTTGGTACGCCAAGGACACGGCGTCTCAGGCGCCAATCCCGATTATATCCGCAACACGCGCGATCACTTGACCGAACTCGGCCTGGTCGATCACCGGCTCGATTGGCTGGTGGCCAAGCTCAAGACGCCCGCTTTGCAGCCATCTGACGCGTGA
- the ftsE gene encoding cell division ATP-binding protein FtsE, translated as MVRFENVGLRYGMGEEILKDLTFSIEPHSFQFLTGPSGAGKTTLLRLMLLSLRPTRGLITLFNRDVTTMSKDEVTGLRRRIGVVFQDFRLLDHLTTYENVALPLRVKGRDEASYRSEVIELLRWVGLGERMHVLPPVLSGGEKQRAAIARALIVRPELLLADEPTGNVDPSLARRLLRLFIELHKSGTSVVIATHDLGLMDQFDGARRLVLGDRRLHIYD; from the coding sequence TTGGTTCGGTTCGAGAATGTTGGCTTGCGCTATGGCATGGGTGAGGAAATCCTGAAGGATTTGACCTTCTCCATCGAGCCGCATTCCTTCCAGTTCCTCACCGGCCCCTCCGGCGCGGGCAAGACGACGCTCTTGCGGCTCATGCTCCTGTCGCTGCGGCCCACCCGCGGCCTCATCACCTTGTTCAACCGTGACGTCACCACCATGAGCAAGGACGAAGTGACCGGCTTGCGCCGCCGGATCGGGGTGGTGTTCCAGGATTTCCGCCTGCTCGACCATCTCACGACCTACGAGAATGTGGCGCTGCCGCTGCGGGTGAAAGGGCGTGACGAAGCCTCTTACCGCTCAGAAGTCATCGAATTGCTGCGTTGGGTCGGCCTTGGCGAGCGCATGCACGTGCTGCCGCCGGTCCTCTCGGGCGGGGAAAAGCAGCGTGCGGCGATTGCGCGCGCCCTGATCGTGCGGCCCGAATTGCTGCTGGCCGACGAGCCGACCGGCAATGTCGACCCGAGCCTCGCCCGCCGGCTGCTGCGGCTGTTCATCGAATTGCACAAGTCGGGCACCTCCGTGGTGATCGCCACCCACGACCTTGGTCTGATGGACCAGTTCGACGGGGCGCGCCGGCTCGTGCTCGGCGACCGCCGCTTGCATATCTACGATTAA